A genomic segment from Polyangium mundeleinium encodes:
- a CDS encoding type I polyketide synthase encodes MSNAGGPGNPARREPAASEATPLQRAIAALEKMKARLDAVERASNEPIAIIGMGCRFPVGDDGYEAFWQALDRGVDAVREIPEERWPANAIPGQRPEARWAALLDDVAGFDAAFFGISPREAATLDPQQRMLLEVASWALEDAGLPPDTLIGSRTGTFVGSCSYDYQHIVAQARAGRYDVYCATGTAPNAAAGRIAFVLGLQGPAIALDTACSSSLVAVATACQSLRAGESDLALAGGVNAILSPIQMSLLLETQAMSPDGRSKALDARANGFVRGEGCGVVVLKRLSDALRDGDRVHALVRGWAVNQDGRSTGLTTPNVLSQQAMLRQALERARLTPSDIGYVELHGTGTSLGDPIEAEALREVLGQPRADGSSCVLGAVKTNIGHLEGAAGIAGLIKAVLAMKRERIPKNLHFRRLNPRIVLEGTPFVVPVEAVPWPRGSKPRRAGVSSFGISGTNAHVILEEAPASEEPRSPTKQPSTYLLPLSAKGADALVMLARSYAAWLAQASDVSLRDVVHTASLRRTHYDHRLVVVGETREEMQRLLSSYGAGDSSEVIHGRASGQARPKVVFVFAGQGSQWAGMGSQLYAEEPVFRAKLDEIDRALRRHVSFSLIEELSAADERSRLGETEIAQPALFALEVALAELLRSWGVIPDAVIGHSVGEIAAAHVAGAIELDEAARLVALRSRAMQKASGHGRMVWASLPAEEARKALAGREHEVAIAAVNDPGSVVLSGEANALEAVLREIGARGVVTRPLRVNYAFHSPQMEPFARELVSELGSIGRRAAVLTMYSTVTGARVDGDALDAGYWGRNVREAVDFAGAVGTALADGHGAFVEVGPHPVLSSNLEQCFEAQRANARAIATLRRSGEERRALLGALGALHVAGVEIGWKNLCPEAYRVVALPAYPWQRSRYWVENVRHGRPTAGDEEGTPLDEVVYEVQWRRLEPASAAEHRRRRGRWLIFVDRQGLGSALARLLRECGDDCVTVEAAASYARASDGSFRIDPASRDDHERLAAELLRTGEPWTGVIHLLSLDSAPLGATTSATLEHDLGHGMLSALYLAQALLLAKRSGAPTRAVWVTRGAHVVDASETEGSPVQAPLWGFARTLALEHAELENVCIDLDPAGGVDEVRALLHEMHGGEGEDRIALRGQGRYGARLCKGTLTAPSKATNPLPADASFLITGGLGGLGLAAARRLVERGARHIALVGRRAPTSEAMEAIAAMGAMGARLQVVSADVSRPKQVDTMLAEVGGSMPPLRGILHVAGVTGELTPTVHVGRDAFLEVMAPKVVGTWNLYTKTRSLNLDFFFMYSSVSVVLGLAGAAAYTAANAFLDAMAQRMSALKLPGTSVQWGPIAGVGMAARHDTSGKGNPFLRALSPRVAAQALEGLLAMPRPGVVVADLSIDNFVQYFPEQGKSAFWAELSGGGGGKGAGEPAGLAEGIRGMLESAPSAERARLLEERVLEQLGKVLHMDGARIDRQATFSSLGMDSLTGVELRKSLEPIFGLKLPATLIFSHPTPAALAEHLLERLGITEGKAATQAPTPPATPEPTPAPESPELPEDDIEARLAAKLAALDKLLD; translated from the coding sequence ATGAGCAATGCCGGTGGCCCCGGAAACCCGGCCCGGCGCGAGCCGGCGGCGAGCGAGGCAACGCCGCTGCAACGCGCCATCGCCGCGCTGGAGAAAATGAAGGCACGCCTCGACGCCGTGGAACGCGCGTCGAACGAGCCGATCGCCATCATCGGGATGGGCTGCCGGTTCCCTGTCGGCGACGATGGGTACGAAGCATTCTGGCAGGCGCTCGACCGTGGCGTCGATGCCGTGCGCGAGATTCCGGAGGAGAGGTGGCCCGCGAACGCGATTCCCGGCCAGAGGCCGGAGGCACGTTGGGCCGCGCTCCTCGATGACGTGGCCGGGTTCGACGCGGCGTTCTTCGGCATTTCGCCCCGAGAGGCGGCGACGCTCGATCCGCAGCAACGAATGCTGCTCGAAGTGGCCTCCTGGGCGCTCGAGGACGCCGGACTGCCGCCGGATACGCTGATCGGGAGCCGAACGGGCACGTTCGTGGGCTCGTGCAGCTACGACTATCAGCATATCGTGGCGCAGGCGCGGGCCGGGCGTTATGACGTCTATTGCGCGACGGGGACCGCGCCAAACGCCGCGGCAGGGCGGATCGCCTTCGTGCTCGGGCTCCAAGGGCCCGCCATTGCGCTGGACACGGCCTGCTCCTCGTCGCTCGTCGCGGTGGCGACGGCGTGCCAAAGCCTGCGCGCGGGCGAGAGCGATCTCGCGCTCGCGGGCGGCGTGAACGCCATTCTGTCGCCGATCCAGATGTCGCTGCTGCTCGAGACGCAGGCCATGTCGCCGGACGGGCGGAGCAAGGCGCTCGACGCGCGCGCCAACGGCTTCGTTCGAGGCGAGGGGTGCGGCGTCGTGGTGCTGAAGCGGCTGTCGGACGCCCTGCGCGACGGCGATCGAGTTCACGCCCTCGTGCGCGGCTGGGCCGTCAATCAGGATGGTCGGTCCACAGGCTTGACGACGCCGAACGTGCTCTCTCAGCAGGCAATGCTCCGGCAAGCCCTGGAGCGTGCACGCCTCACGCCGTCTGATATCGGGTATGTCGAGTTGCACGGGACAGGGACGTCGCTCGGGGATCCCATCGAGGCGGAGGCGCTGCGAGAGGTGCTCGGGCAGCCGCGCGCGGATGGCTCGTCGTGTGTTCTCGGCGCGGTGAAGACGAACATCGGGCACCTCGAGGGCGCCGCCGGAATCGCGGGGCTCATCAAGGCGGTCCTCGCGATGAAGCGCGAGAGGATCCCGAAGAACCTGCATTTCCGTCGGCTGAACCCTCGTATCGTGCTGGAAGGTACGCCGTTCGTCGTTCCAGTGGAGGCCGTGCCGTGGCCGCGCGGGAGCAAGCCCCGCCGGGCGGGGGTGAGCTCGTTCGGGATCAGCGGCACGAATGCGCACGTCATTCTGGAGGAGGCGCCGGCCAGCGAGGAGCCGCGGTCGCCGACGAAGCAGCCGTCGACGTACTTGCTGCCGCTCTCGGCGAAGGGGGCCGATGCGCTCGTGATGCTCGCGCGTTCGTACGCCGCGTGGTTGGCCCAGGCGAGCGACGTCTCGCTGCGCGACGTCGTGCACACGGCGAGCCTGCGGCGGACGCACTACGATCACCGCCTCGTGGTGGTGGGTGAGACGCGAGAAGAGATGCAGCGACTCTTGTCGTCGTATGGCGCGGGGGATTCGAGCGAGGTGATTCATGGCCGTGCATCCGGCCAGGCGCGTCCCAAGGTCGTGTTCGTCTTCGCTGGGCAAGGTTCGCAATGGGCGGGGATGGGGAGCCAGCTCTACGCGGAAGAGCCGGTTTTTCGTGCCAAGCTCGACGAGATCGATCGCGCCCTGCGCCGCCACGTGAGCTTTTCCCTGATCGAAGAGCTCTCGGCCGCGGACGAGCGATCGCGCCTCGGAGAGACCGAGATCGCGCAGCCCGCGCTTTTCGCGTTGGAAGTGGCGCTAGCGGAGCTGTTGCGGTCGTGGGGGGTGATTCCGGACGCTGTGATTGGGCATAGCGTCGGGGAGATCGCGGCCGCGCACGTGGCGGGGGCGATTGAGCTCGACGAGGCCGCGCGGCTCGTCGCGCTGCGCAGTCGCGCCATGCAAAAGGCGTCGGGGCACGGACGAATGGTTTGGGCGTCGCTTCCGGCGGAGGAAGCGCGAAAGGCGTTGGCCGGCCGGGAGCACGAGGTCGCCATTGCCGCCGTCAACGACCCAGGCTCCGTGGTCCTGTCGGGAGAGGCGAACGCCCTGGAGGCGGTGCTGCGGGAGATCGGCGCGCGGGGCGTGGTGACGCGCCCGCTCCGCGTGAATTACGCTTTCCACAGTCCGCAGATGGAGCCTTTTGCGCGGGAACTCGTGTCCGAGCTTGGCTCGATTGGTCGGAGAGCGGCCGTTCTGACGATGTACAGCACCGTGACCGGCGCGAGGGTGGACGGGGACGCTCTCGACGCGGGGTACTGGGGCCGAAACGTGCGCGAAGCCGTGGATTTCGCGGGCGCGGTGGGCACGGCGCTCGCCGATGGGCACGGCGCGTTCGTGGAGGTGGGGCCGCACCCGGTGCTCTCGTCGAACCTGGAGCAATGCTTCGAGGCGCAACGCGCGAATGCCCGAGCGATCGCGACGCTCCGGCGAAGCGGAGAGGAGCGGCGCGCGCTTTTAGGGGCGCTGGGCGCGCTTCACGTGGCCGGCGTGGAGATTGGCTGGAAAAACCTTTGCCCTGAGGCATATCGTGTTGTGGCTTTGCCCGCGTATCCCTGGCAGCGGTCGCGCTACTGGGTCGAGAACGTACGGCATGGTCGACCGACCGCGGGAGACGAAGAGGGCACGCCGCTCGACGAGGTCGTTTACGAGGTGCAATGGCGGCGCCTGGAGCCAGCGTCGGCCGCAGAGCACCGACGGCGGCGCGGGCGATGGCTGATCTTCGTCGATCGGCAGGGGCTCGGCAGCGCGCTGGCGAGGCTCCTTCGGGAGTGTGGGGACGATTGTGTGACGGTCGAGGCGGCCGCGTCGTACGCGCGTGCGAGCGACGGGAGCTTCCGGATCGATCCGGCCAGCCGCGACGACCATGAGCGGCTGGCCGCCGAGCTCCTGCGGACGGGAGAGCCATGGACCGGCGTGATTCACCTCCTCAGCCTAGATTCCGCGCCGCTCGGGGCGACGACCTCGGCCACGCTGGAGCACGACCTCGGGCACGGGATGCTCTCGGCGCTTTACCTGGCGCAAGCGCTCCTTCTGGCGAAGCGCAGCGGCGCGCCGACGCGCGCGGTATGGGTCACGCGGGGCGCGCACGTGGTCGATGCGTCGGAAACAGAGGGGTCCCCCGTGCAGGCGCCGCTATGGGGGTTCGCGCGTACGCTCGCGCTGGAGCACGCCGAGCTGGAGAACGTGTGCATTGATCTCGATCCGGCGGGCGGCGTGGACGAGGTGCGCGCGCTCTTGCACGAGATGCACGGAGGGGAAGGGGAGGATCGGATCGCGCTGCGTGGACAGGGACGTTATGGCGCGCGGCTCTGCAAGGGCACGCTGACGGCGCCTTCGAAGGCCACGAACCCCTTGCCGGCCGACGCGAGCTTCTTAATTACGGGCGGGCTCGGAGGGCTCGGTCTCGCGGCTGCGCGGCGGCTCGTGGAGCGAGGTGCCCGGCATATCGCGCTCGTCGGACGGCGAGCACCCACGAGCGAAGCCATGGAGGCGATTGCTGCCATGGGGGCAATGGGGGCTCGGCTGCAGGTGGTCTCGGCGGACGTGTCCCGGCCCAAGCAGGTGGACACAATGCTGGCGGAGGTCGGTGGTTCCATGCCCCCGCTGCGCGGCATCTTGCACGTAGCCGGCGTCACGGGTGAACTCACGCCGACCGTTCACGTCGGGCGAGACGCATTCCTGGAGGTCATGGCCCCCAAGGTCGTGGGCACCTGGAACCTGTACACGAAGACCCGATCGCTGAACCTCGATTTCTTCTTCATGTATTCGTCCGTGTCCGTCGTGCTCGGGCTCGCCGGGGCCGCCGCCTACACGGCGGCGAACGCCTTCCTCGACGCGATGGCGCAGCGAATGTCGGCCCTGAAGCTGCCGGGGACGAGCGTGCAATGGGGGCCGATCGCGGGCGTGGGCATGGCGGCGCGCCACGACACGAGCGGCAAAGGCAACCCATTCCTGCGCGCTCTTTCTCCACGTGTCGCCGCTCAGGCGCTTGAAGGGCTGCTCGCGATGCCCCGCCCGGGGGTCGTCGTGGCCGACCTCTCGATCGACAACTTCGTGCAATACTTTCCCGAGCAGGGAAAATCGGCTTTCTGGGCAGAGCTATCTGGTGGAGGCGGAGGAAAAGGAGCCGGCGAGCCTGCGGGTTTGGCGGAGGGCATCCGAGGGATGCTCGAATCGGCACCCTCCGCGGAGCGGGCGCGGCTGTTGGAGGAGCGTGTCCTTGAGCAGCTCGGGAAGGTGTTGCACATGGACGGGGCGCGAATCGACCGTCAGGCGACGTTCTCCAGCCTCGGAATGGACTCCTTGACGGGCGTGGAGCTGCGAAAATCGCTGGAGCCCATCTTTGGATTGAAGTTGCCCGCGACGTTGATCTTTTCCCATCCGACCCCCGCGGCGCTCGCGGAGCATCTCCTCGAGCGGCTCGGGATAACCGAAGGCAAGGCCGCCACGCAGGCGCCGACCCCGCCGGCGACGCCCGAGCCCACACCCGCCCCGGAATCGCCGGAACTGCCGGAGGACGACATCGAGGCTCGTCTCGCGGCCAAGCTCGCGGCCCTCGACAAACTGCTGGATTGA